Proteins co-encoded in one Leucobacter exalbidus genomic window:
- the ligA gene encoding NAD-dependent DNA ligase LigA, with protein sequence MTKDISPVTAVADLDFSAARIEAAELATEIDRLRLAYYSEGAGLVSDAEYDELFRRLEAIEHAFPELAGQDSPTRDVGAAIVSAGFPEHEHAERMLSLDNVFSLDEFREWAGKTSAAAGRPLRWLTELKIDGLAINLAYRDGVLETATTRGDGRVGEDITENIDLIPVIPRVLTGEGIPAFFEARGEVFLGGEDFLALNARQRELQAEYAQTQRGRGKLEDQIPVKYPEFANARNTAAGSLRQRSDNKTESELMLMRERLGRLSLYVHGIGAWSHPEFANQSDAYRLLGEWGLPVSPHFRVLDEVEDVVAFIADRGEHRHDFEHEIDGIVIKIDELALHDELGETSRAPRWAIAYKYPPEEVHTKLLEIRVGVGRTGRATPYAVMAPVKVAGSTVSQATLHNQQVVKAKGVLIGDTVVLRKAGDVIPEVLGAVLELRDGSETEWVMPTGCPECGTELRAMKEGDIDLRCPNARDCPAQVRGRVEHIGSRGALDVEVLGEITAAALTGPEVPARAPLQTEAGLFELTAEELVPIVVIVRDAETGEPKSDEKTGEFVRRTPFQKLGPATYPPGWEDKSQAERRAAGIKKNHRELLPAKDVQTLLDELEKAKTKPLWRLIVSLNIRHVGPVAARALAEWFGSLDAIRAASVEELAEVEGVGGIIAESLKDWFEIDWHVEIVDRWAAAGVQWSTPGHQGPGAQTVTGGVLEGLVIVATGALDGFTRDGAKEAIIQAGGKAASSVSKKTDYVAAGPGAGSKLGKAEELGVPVLDAAQFAVLVSEGPAALNL encoded by the coding sequence GTGACGAAAGATATCTCCCCAGTGACTGCAGTGGCCGATCTCGACTTTAGTGCTGCCCGGATTGAAGCAGCCGAACTCGCCACCGAGATCGATCGCCTGCGCCTGGCTTACTATTCAGAGGGCGCGGGGCTCGTCTCTGACGCTGAGTACGATGAACTCTTTCGGCGGCTAGAAGCCATCGAGCATGCGTTCCCCGAGCTCGCAGGTCAAGACAGCCCCACCCGCGACGTGGGCGCGGCCATCGTGTCAGCCGGCTTTCCAGAGCACGAGCATGCCGAGCGCATGCTCAGCCTCGACAACGTGTTCTCCCTCGACGAGTTTCGGGAGTGGGCTGGGAAGACCAGTGCGGCCGCCGGGCGACCGCTGCGATGGCTGACCGAGCTGAAAATCGACGGTCTCGCGATCAACCTGGCCTACCGAGACGGCGTGCTTGAAACCGCCACCACTCGCGGTGACGGGCGCGTGGGCGAAGACATCACCGAGAACATCGACTTGATCCCGGTGATTCCGCGCGTGCTCACGGGAGAAGGTATCCCCGCGTTTTTTGAAGCGCGCGGTGAAGTATTTTTGGGCGGCGAAGACTTCCTTGCGCTGAACGCACGGCAGCGCGAGCTGCAGGCCGAGTACGCGCAGACGCAGCGGGGCCGCGGCAAGCTGGAAGACCAGATTCCGGTGAAATACCCCGAGTTTGCGAACGCCCGCAACACCGCCGCCGGCAGCCTGCGCCAACGTTCTGACAACAAGACCGAGAGCGAGCTCATGCTGATGCGTGAGCGGCTGGGGCGACTCTCGCTCTACGTGCACGGCATCGGTGCCTGGTCACACCCCGAGTTTGCAAACCAGTCAGACGCCTACCGGCTTCTGGGGGAGTGGGGCCTGCCCGTTTCGCCGCACTTTCGCGTGTTGGACGAGGTCGAAGACGTCGTCGCATTCATCGCTGATCGCGGGGAACACCGCCACGACTTCGAACACGAGATTGACGGCATCGTCATCAAGATCGACGAACTCGCGCTGCACGACGAGCTGGGCGAGACCAGCCGCGCGCCGCGGTGGGCGATTGCGTATAAGTATCCGCCCGAAGAGGTGCACACGAAGCTGCTCGAGATTCGCGTGGGCGTGGGCCGCACAGGCCGCGCGACCCCCTATGCGGTGATGGCGCCGGTGAAGGTGGCAGGCTCCACGGTGAGCCAGGCGACACTGCACAACCAGCAGGTGGTGAAAGCGAAGGGCGTGCTCATCGGCGACACCGTTGTGTTGCGCAAGGCGGGCGACGTGATTCCTGAGGTGCTGGGCGCCGTGCTGGAGCTGCGTGATGGCTCTGAAACCGAGTGGGTGATGCCCACGGGCTGCCCCGAGTGCGGCACTGAACTGCGCGCCATGAAAGAGGGCGACATCGATCTGCGCTGCCCCAATGCGCGCGACTGCCCCGCGCAGGTGCGTGGACGGGTGGAACACATCGGATCGCGTGGTGCGCTCGACGTTGAGGTGCTGGGGGAGATCACGGCCGCAGCGCTGACCGGCCCCGAGGTACCCGCGCGTGCACCCCTGCAGACCGAGGCCGGGCTGTTCGAACTCACCGCAGAAGAGCTGGTGCCGATTGTGGTGATCGTGCGCGACGCCGAGACCGGTGAGCCGAAAAGCGATGAGAAGACGGGCGAGTTCGTGCGTCGCACACCGTTCCAGAAGCTGGGCCCGGCCACCTACCCGCCCGGGTGGGAAGACAAGTCACAGGCCGAGCGCCGTGCCGCCGGCATCAAGAAGAACCACCGTGAGCTGCTGCCCGCGAAAGATGTGCAGACGTTGCTCGATGAACTCGAGAAGGCGAAAACGAAGCCGCTGTGGCGCCTGATTGTGTCGCTCAACATTCGCCATGTGGGGCCCGTCGCGGCACGCGCGCTCGCCGAATGGTTTGGGTCACTCGATGCCATTCGGGCGGCCTCCGTCGAAGAGCTCGCCGAGGTCGAGGGGGTCGGCGGCATCATCGCCGAGTCACTCAAAGACTGGTTTGAGATCGACTGGCACGTCGAGATTGTTGACCGGTGGGCGGCGGCTGGCGTGCAGTGGTCGACGCCCGGTCATCAGGGCCCCGGCGCCCAAACCGTCACCGGCGGTGTGCTCGAAGGGCTGGTAATCGTCGCCACCGGCGCGCTTGACGGGTTCACCCGCGACGGGGCGAAGGAAGCCATCATTCAGGCGGGCGGCAAAGCGGCATCAAGCGTCTCGAAGAAAACGGACTATGTTGCTGCGGGCCCCGGCGCCGGATCAAAGCTGGGCAAGGCCGAAGAGCTCGGCGTGCCCGTGCTCGACGCCGCACAGTTCGCTGTGCTCGTGAGTGAGGGCCCGGCGGCGCTCAACCTGTAG
- the mnmA gene encoding tRNA 2-thiouridine(34) synthase MnmA: MKILAAMSGGVDSAVAAARAVEAGHEVVGVHLALSRMPGTIRTGSRGCCTVEDAMDARRAANLLEIPFYVWDLSERFKEDVVDDFVAEYAAGRTPNPCMRCNEKIKFQALLDKAIALGFDAVATGHYAMLEPGAHGPELHRASAWAKDQSYVLGVLTEKQLAHCYFPLGDTPSKQLIRAEAAERGLQVAQKPDSHDICFIPDGDTRGWLSDHVDRTPGDIVDAGGQVLGRHDGAHGYTVGQRRGLSLGTPAADGKPRFVLSIRPVSNQVVVGPKESLEITRIAGGRYSWAGEPGFDVAQRFACEVQIRAHADPVPAFARLEPIIEAERTEEHRVDATHEIVIDIDLEHAEPLIGVAPGQTAVIYIGTRVLGQFTIDRAVAADELVHAA; the protein is encoded by the coding sequence ATGAAAATCTTGGCGGCTATGAGCGGTGGCGTTGACTCCGCAGTGGCGGCGGCGCGGGCCGTCGAAGCAGGGCACGAAGTTGTTGGTGTGCACCTGGCACTGAGCCGCATGCCCGGCACAATTCGCACGGGATCTCGCGGTTGCTGCACCGTTGAAGACGCGATGGATGCGCGGCGTGCAGCGAACCTGCTCGAGATCCCCTTCTACGTGTGGGATCTGAGCGAGCGCTTCAAAGAAGACGTGGTGGATGACTTCGTCGCCGAGTACGCGGCGGGGCGCACCCCCAATCCGTGTATGCGCTGCAACGAAAAGATCAAGTTTCAGGCGCTGCTTGATAAGGCGATCGCGCTCGGCTTTGACGCTGTCGCGACCGGTCACTACGCGATGCTTGAGCCGGGCGCACACGGCCCCGAGCTGCACCGCGCGAGCGCGTGGGCGAAAGATCAGTCGTATGTGCTCGGTGTGCTCACCGAGAAACAGCTCGCGCACTGCTACTTTCCCCTCGGCGATACGCCGTCAAAACAGTTGATTCGTGCCGAGGCCGCCGAGCGCGGTTTGCAGGTCGCGCAGAAACCAGACAGCCACGACATTTGTTTCATCCCTGACGGCGACACGCGCGGCTGGCTCTCAGACCACGTCGATCGCACGCCCGGTGACATCGTCGATGCTGGCGGGCAGGTGCTCGGTCGCCACGACGGTGCGCACGGCTACACCGTAGGTCAGCGCCGCGGCCTGTCGCTGGGCACCCCCGCCGCCGACGGCAAGCCCCGCTTCGTGCTGTCGATTCGCCCGGTGTCGAACCAGGTTGTGGTCGGGCCGAAGGAAAGCCTCGAGATTACACGCATCGCCGGCGGTCGCTACAGCTGGGCCGGCGAGCCCGGGTTCGATGTTGCCCAGCGGTTCGCCTGCGAGGTGCAGATTCGCGCCCACGCAGACCCCGTACCCGCTTTCGCCAGACTCGAGCCGATCATTGAGGCTGAGCGCACCGAGGAGCACCGCGTCGATGCCACCCACGAGATCGTGATCGACATTGACCTCGAGCACGCCGAACCGCTGATCGGGGTGGCCCCGGGCCAAACCGCGGTGATCTACATCGGCACGCGCGTCTTGGGCCAGTTCACGATCGACCGGGCGGTTGCCGCCGACGAGCTCGTGCACGCCGCATAA
- a CDS encoding cysteine desulfurase family protein, translating into MRAYLDHAATSPMPREVREAYLDALGVVGNPASTHQHGQVASETLETARDQIAAALGCDRAETILTGGGTESINLAIKGMFWARQRAGSGPVVLVAAGEHHATFEAAQWLEATQGAHLVEVPIDNAGRIQPAALHAAIVATGAERIALVTLMWANNEVGTVQPVAELCTVAREFGIPVHVDAVAALGQERIDFAASGAAALSVSAHKIGGPVGIGALVLGRRTVADPLLHGGTQQRARSGSQDVAGAVAFAAALALVVEEDGTPRAECVARTRELRDRLIAGVRAIAPEAVLRGPERTPRLSGNAHFTFPGCQGDSLVFLLDAAGVSASVGSACQAGVHEISHVLLAMGVPEGDAAGALRFTLGPDSQAAEVDALLAALPAAISRARVAGLS; encoded by the coding sequence GTGCGGGCCTACCTCGACCACGCTGCCACCTCGCCGATGCCGCGCGAGGTGCGTGAGGCGTACCTCGACGCGCTGGGGGTGGTCGGTAACCCGGCCTCCACGCACCAGCACGGTCAGGTCGCGAGCGAGACGCTCGAGACCGCGCGCGACCAGATCGCCGCGGCGCTCGGGTGCGATCGCGCAGAAACGATCCTCACCGGCGGCGGCACCGAATCCATCAACCTGGCCATCAAGGGCATGTTCTGGGCGCGTCAGCGCGCGGGATCAGGCCCGGTCGTTCTCGTCGCCGCGGGGGAGCATCACGCGACCTTCGAGGCTGCGCAGTGGCTGGAAGCGACCCAGGGCGCGCATCTGGTAGAGGTGCCCATCGATAACGCGGGCCGCATCCAGCCCGCTGCGTTGCACGCCGCGATCGTGGCGACCGGGGCCGAGCGCATCGCGCTCGTGACCCTGATGTGGGCCAATAATGAGGTCGGCACGGTGCAGCCAGTGGCCGAGCTGTGCACGGTCGCCCGCGAATTTGGCATCCCCGTGCACGTCGACGCGGTGGCCGCGCTCGGGCAAGAGCGCATTGACTTTGCCGCAAGCGGTGCGGCGGCGCTGAGCGTCTCGGCCCACAAAATTGGTGGCCCCGTGGGAATCGGCGCGCTCGTACTGGGGCGGCGCACGGTCGCTGACCCGCTGCTGCACGGCGGCACGCAACAGCGGGCGCGATCCGGATCGCAAGATGTCGCGGGCGCCGTCGCTTTTGCGGCCGCCCTCGCCCTCGTGGTCGAAGAAGACGGCACGCCGCGGGCGGAGTGCGTCGCACGCACCCGTGAGCTGCGCGACCGGCTCATCGCCGGAGTGCGCGCGATTGCCCCCGAGGCCGTGCTGCGCGGGCCAGAGCGCACGCCGCGGCTGTCCGGCAACGCGCACTTCACCTTTCCCGGGTGCCAGGGCGACTCGCTCGTGTTCTTGCTCGACGCCGCGGGCGTCTCGGCATCGGTCGGATCGGCCTGCCAGGCCGGGGTGCACGAAATCTCGCACGTGCTGTTGGCGATGGGGGTGCCCGAGGGTGATGCGGCCGGTGCGCTGCGATTCACGCTCGGCCCCGATAGCCAAGCCGCCGAGGTCGATGCGCTGCTTGCCGCGCTGCCCGCCGCGATCTCGCGAGCCCGCGTAGCCGGGCTGTCATAG
- a CDS encoding tetratricopeptide repeat protein, with amino-acid sequence MSNPMPARIPAGGVDLSHLAARHQAQAAQQGQPGGAAPAAPAGGHQTVDVPSLIVDVTDATFEQVAQLSAVVPVVIELWAASSEPSKTLGPVLEKLTRELGGQLMLGKVDVDANPGIVQAFQARSIPTVVALVGGRPVPLLQGAMPEAQIRDIFGQLLELSAQQGITGRVSAPDSQAPIDQGPAEPAAPQIPEAHRVAVDAAERGDFESAIAEWERVLTKAPADLEARAALVQVRLLYRLQGVSIDEVRTQAGLNPTDVEAQLRVADLDVSGGHIEDAFLRLLDLFVVQDADGRAIIRERLLELFEVVGVADPRVIAARGQLANLLY; translated from the coding sequence ATGAGTAACCCGATGCCAGCACGAATTCCCGCAGGTGGCGTTGACCTCAGCCACCTCGCCGCACGCCACCAGGCGCAAGCGGCGCAGCAGGGTCAGCCCGGCGGCGCTGCCCCGGCTGCCCCGGCCGGCGGGCACCAGACTGTTGACGTGCCGTCACTGATCGTTGATGTGACCGACGCCACATTCGAGCAGGTCGCTCAGCTGTCTGCGGTCGTGCCCGTCGTGATCGAGCTGTGGGCCGCGTCGAGCGAGCCAAGCAAGACGCTTGGCCCCGTCCTCGAAAAGCTCACCCGCGAGCTGGGCGGCCAGCTGATGCTCGGCAAGGTAGACGTCGACGCAAACCCTGGCATCGTGCAGGCGTTCCAGGCACGCTCCATCCCCACCGTGGTGGCGCTCGTGGGCGGTCGCCCCGTGCCGCTGCTTCAGGGTGCCATGCCCGAGGCGCAGATTCGCGATATCTTTGGCCAGTTGCTCGAGCTTTCGGCTCAGCAGGGGATCACCGGTCGTGTGAGCGCCCCCGATTCGCAGGCGCCGATTGATCAGGGCCCGGCAGAGCCCGCGGCCCCGCAGATCCCTGAAGCTCACCGCGTGGCCGTTGACGCTGCCGAACGCGGCGACTTCGAATCGGCCATCGCCGAGTGGGAGCGCGTGCTCACCAAGGCCCCCGCCGATCTCGAAGCACGCGCGGCCCTCGTGCAGGTGCGGTTGCTATACCGGCTGCAGGGCGTCAGCATCGACGAGGTGCGCACGCAGGCCGGGCTGAACCCGACCGACGTTGAAGCGCAGCTGCGCGTCGCCGACCTCGACGTGTCAGGCGGCCACATTGAGGATGCCTTTTTGCGTCTCCTCGACCTGTTCGTCGTGCAAGACGCCGATGGTCGCGCGATCATTCGTGAGCGCCTGCTCGAACTGTTCGAGGTCGTCGGCGTCGCAGACCCGCGGGTCATTGCGGCCCGCGGCCAGCTCGCCAACCTGCTGTACTAA
- a CDS encoding glycosyltransferase, which produces MRHVLAIVALVASGLLLLLGIGQRTFLAGPAEIRFPVDTQSDTGYAIIDAKEFAEVPGQANVVVRGDTAFVAIGATRDVRGWAEPFSHAELTVDPTSKTLLTGLVAPAVVDEAAGEERVETRDPRGSDLWVEERSVESTNTSEDANETDALRVPVALGADQSVIIASNGSDPIPADVALVWAQDRNTPWAGPLLAGGALLALIGGVLYLLAVDHDRRGLGPRRGRRGPLQGLRNRRWLRKGKTAAPIVAAAPAADHTDAPADISGAPEAAEAPAAETGPAVDGSAAADSGSKPLARIALPRARRFAALPALGVTLALGLSGCTASYWPQLGETAVVEETTTPAQDSRIAPVPVTGSQVERIVGHVEAIADESDETLDAELLATRFTGDALAQRAANYAIRAAMPEYAVVPPNLTHDELDYKLVQSTEGWPRTLFVTVASTPGDGTEDASPSIAMIMQQANAHSNYHVSRIIALRGGISMPQAAPAEEGTAVLSGDLETLVLQPAKVGEAYAALLQNGTDIPEAEFFNLDGDTLLENYGQARAAKAQVESDDKGQTMKFSATAHQGELQQTALSTGAGGALVATTVIEEQIVDADGGRYKPQAKDAVTALSGLSGEQDRLVQQVAHQLLFFVPSKSDETNTKIELLGVTSELVGATN; this is translated from the coding sequence GTGCGACACGTGCTTGCAATCGTGGCTCTGGTAGCTTCCGGGCTGCTGTTGCTGCTCGGAATCGGCCAGCGAACTTTTCTTGCCGGCCCGGCCGAGATTCGATTTCCCGTCGATACTCAGTCAGACACCGGCTATGCCATCATCGACGCGAAAGAATTTGCGGAGGTGCCCGGCCAGGCGAACGTCGTGGTGCGCGGTGACACCGCGTTCGTGGCGATCGGTGCGACCCGTGACGTGCGTGGCTGGGCTGAGCCTTTCTCGCACGCTGAGCTCACGGTCGATCCAACGAGCAAGACCCTGCTGACGGGCCTGGTAGCCCCGGCCGTGGTCGATGAGGCCGCCGGCGAAGAGCGCGTTGAAACGCGCGATCCGCGTGGCTCAGACCTGTGGGTTGAGGAGCGCTCTGTGGAATCCACCAATACTTCCGAAGATGCAAACGAGACCGATGCGCTGCGCGTGCCGGTTGCTCTCGGCGCCGATCAGTCGGTGATCATCGCCTCGAACGGCAGCGATCCGATCCCCGCCGATGTTGCGCTCGTGTGGGCGCAAGACCGCAACACGCCATGGGCCGGGCCGTTGCTCGCCGGTGGTGCGCTGCTCGCGCTGATTGGCGGCGTGCTGTATCTGCTCGCGGTCGATCACGACCGTCGGGGTCTCGGCCCGCGCCGCGGTCGCCGGGGCCCGCTGCAGGGCCTGCGCAACCGGCGCTGGCTGCGCAAGGGGAAGACCGCGGCTCCGATCGTCGCGGCGGCCCCTGCAGCTGACCACACCGATGCTCCCGCTGATATCTCAGGCGCCCCCGAGGCCGCCGAAGCTCCCGCGGCCGAAACCGGCCCCGCGGTCGATGGCTCCGCAGCTGCTGACTCAGGGTCCAAGCCGCTCGCCCGCATCGCACTGCCACGCGCACGCCGCTTCGCGGCATTGCCTGCGTTGGGCGTCACGCTTGCCCTGGGGCTGTCAGGGTGCACGGCCAGCTACTGGCCGCAGCTGGGCGAAACCGCCGTCGTCGAAGAAACGACGACCCCCGCACAAGACTCGCGCATTGCTCCCGTGCCCGTGACCGGCTCACAGGTCGAGCGCATCGTAGGCCACGTCGAGGCCATCGCTGACGAGTCAGATGAGACGCTTGACGCCGAGCTGCTCGCCACCCGTTTCACCGGTGACGCGCTCGCGCAGCGTGCCGCAAACTACGCGATTCGTGCCGCCATGCCCGAGTACGCGGTGGTGCCTCCCAACCTCACGCACGATGAGCTCGACTACAAGCTCGTGCAGAGCACCGAGGGCTGGCCACGCACCCTGTTCGTGACCGTGGCCTCGACCCCTGGCGATGGCACCGAAGACGCTTCACCCTCGATCGCGATGATCATGCAGCAGGCCAACGCACACAGCAACTACCACGTCTCGCGCATCATCGCGCTGCGCGGTGGCATCTCAATGCCGCAGGCCGCACCCGCAGAGGAGGGCACCGCGGTGCTCTCGGGCGATCTTGAAACCCTCGTGCTGCAGCCGGCTAAGGTGGGCGAAGCCTACGCGGCCCTGCTGCAGAACGGCACCGATATTCCCGAGGCAGAATTCTTCAACCTCGACGGTGACACCCTGCTCGAAAACTACGGTCAAGCACGCGCCGCCAAGGCCCAGGTTGAATCTGACGACAAGGGTCAGACGATGAAGTTCAGCGCGACCGCGCACCAGGGCGAGCTGCAGCAGACCGCCCTGTCGACAGGCGCGGGCGGGGCCCTCGTGGCCACCACCGTGATCGAAGAGCAGATTGTTGACGCCGACGGCGGCCGCTACAAGCCGCAGGCGAAAGACGCGGTCACCGCGCTCTCGGGGCTCTCTGGTGAACAGGATCGCCTCGTGCAGCAGGTAGCGCACCAGCTGCTGTTCTTTGTGCCGAGCAAGTCTGACGAAACAAACACGAAAATTGAGCTGCTCGGTGTCACGAGCGAGCTCGTCGGCGCGACCAACTAG
- a CDS encoding ribonuclease H family protein codes for MSLIAAADGSALGNPGPAGWAWVIDNQQWRAGGWPRATNNQGELMAVLDLLHATSVRAAEPLTVLCDSQYVINSVTKWMPGWKKRGWRKADGKPVLNRELLEQIDEAMVGRNVTFQWVKGHAGHPLNEAADDRARAAATAFQAKRDPDHGPGLAGAAPTPEVEVGAPAAPPTLF; via the coding sequence GTGAGTCTCATTGCAGCAGCCGATGGTTCGGCTCTGGGCAACCCCGGCCCCGCTGGCTGGGCCTGGGTCATTGACAACCAGCAGTGGCGCGCAGGTGGCTGGCCTCGCGCCACCAACAACCAGGGCGAGCTGATGGCTGTGCTCGATCTGCTGCACGCCACCAGCGTGCGCGCGGCTGAGCCCCTCACGGTGCTCTGCGACAGCCAGTACGTCATCAACTCGGTGACGAAGTGGATGCCGGGCTGGAAGAAGCGCGGCTGGCGCAAGGCCGACGGTAAGCCCGTGCTGAACCGCGAACTGCTCGAGCAGATCGACGAGGCCATGGTGGGCCGCAACGTCACCTTCCAGTGGGTCAAGGGCCACGCTGGCCACCCGCTGAACGAGGCCGCCGATGATCGCGCGCGCGCGGCGGCAACGGCGTTCCAGGCCAAGCGTGATCCGGATCACGGCCCGGGTCTTGCGGGCGCTGCCCCCACGCCTGAGGTCGAGGTGGGGGCACCCGCCGCTCCCCCGACGCTGTTCTAA
- a CDS encoding ATP/GTP-binding protein → MARARRVNKYQRAAQNPPQDVTRLAYGGASKESRRGVDWLVREIPAHRAEKHYLCPACQTQIPPGQAHIVAWHAEHFFGDDAAVRDRRHYHAHCWRIA, encoded by the coding sequence ATGGCTCGTGCTCGTCGGGTAAATAAGTACCAGCGTGCCGCACAGAATCCGCCCCAAGACGTGACCCGCCTCGCCTACGGCGGAGCAAGTAAAGAGTCACGACGCGGTGTTGACTGGCTGGTGCGCGAGATTCCCGCACACCGCGCCGAGAAGCATTACCTGTGCCCGGCCTGCCAGACGCAGATTCCGCCGGGGCAAGCGCACATTGTTGCCTGGCACGCAGAACATTTCTTCGGAGATGACGCTGCCGTGCGCGACAGGCGTCACTACCACGCGCACTGCTGGCGCATCGCCTAG